In Parus major isolate Abel chromosome 3, Parus_major1.1, whole genome shotgun sequence, the following are encoded in one genomic region:
- the FBXO25 gene encoding F-box only protein 25 isoform X8, which yields MDLTDGQLGRETMPFLGQDWRSPGWRWVKTEDGWKRCEPFSPALEDGNNQLNDISHTVIITGDDENEEVYNTEDCEFAAKKRKKDHFRNNTDSQCFYREKWIYVHKESTKERHGYCTLGEAFNRLDFSSAIQDIRRFNYVVKLLQLIAKSQLTSLSGAAQKNYFNILDKIVQKVMEDQYNPRLIKDLLQDLSSTLCILIRGVGKSVLVGNINIWICRLETILLWQQQLKNLQMNKFCRHLIPSEKGHIDWKLMYFALQKYYPIKEQYGDTLHFCRHCSILFWKDYHLALLLQDTGHPCTASDPNTCLMPVSPQHFIDLFKF from the exons ATGGATTTGACAGATGGACAGCTGGGCAG AGAAACCATGCCATTTTTGGGCCAAGACTGGAGATCCCCTGGATGGAGATGGGTTAAAACAGAAGATGGATGGAAAAGATGTGAACCCTTTAGTCCTGCGCTTGAGGATGGGAATAATCAGCTGAATGATATCAGCCACACTgt tatcatAACTGGGGATGATGAGAATGAAGAAGTGTACAATACTGAAGACTGTGAGTTTGCagccaagaaaaggaaaaaagatcatTTTAGGAATAACACAGATTCACAAT gtttttatcGTGAAAAGTGGATTTATGTTCATAAAGAAAGCACCAAGGAA aGACATGGCTATTGCACCTTGGGAGAAGCCTTTAACCGCTTAGACTTTTCAAGTGCGATTCAGGACATCAGGAGGTTCAATTATGTGGTCAAA CTTTTGCAGTTAATTGCAAAATCCCAGTTAACTTCACTGAGTGGTGCAGCACAGAAGAACTACTTTAACATTTTGGACAAAATTGTGCAGAAGG ttatGGAAGACCAGTATAATCCACGGTTGATCAAAGATCTTCTGCAGGATCTGAGTTCTACTCTCTGTATACTGATTAGGGGAGTAGGAAAATCTGTGTTGGTAGGCAACATCAATATTTGGATTTGTCGACTAGAAACTATCCTTCTGTGGcagcaacaattaaaaaatcttcaaatgAACAAG TTTTGTAGGCATTTGATTCCATCAGAGAAAGGTCACATTGACTGGAAGCTGATGTACTTTGCACTTCAGAAATATTACCCAATAAAGGAACAGTACGGGGACACCTTACATTTCTGTCGACACTGTAGCATTCTGTTTTGGAAG GACTACCACCTTGCTTTGTTACTCCAG GATACAGGACACCCCTGCACAGCCAGCGATCCAAACACCTGTCTCATGCCAGTATCTCCTCAGCATTTCATTGATCTCTTCAAATTTTGA
- the FBXO25 gene encoding F-box only protein 25 isoform X3 — MPFLGQDWRSPGWRWVKTEDGWKRCEPFSPALEDGNNQLNDISHTVIITGDDENEEVYNTEDCEFAAKKRKKDHFRNNTDSQCFYREKWIYVHKESTKERHGYCTLGEAFNRLDFSSAIQDIRRFNYVVKLLQLIAKSQLTSLSGAAQKNYFNILDKIVQKVMEDQYNPRLIKDLLQDLSSTLCILIRGVGKSVLVGNINIWICRLETILLWQQQLKNLQMNKQVNNGLTLSDLPLHMLNNILYRFSDGWDIITLGQVTPTLYMLSEDRQLWKKLCQYHFAEKQFCRHLIPSEKGHIDWKLMYFALQKYYPIKEQYGDTLHFCRHCSILFWKFPGLYENSVITSPNTWF, encoded by the exons ATGCCATTTTTGGGCCAAGACTGGAGATCCCCTGGATGGAGATGGGTTAAAACAGAAGATGGATGGAAAAGATGTGAACCCTTTAGTCCTGCGCTTGAGGATGGGAATAATCAGCTGAATGATATCAGCCACACTgt tatcatAACTGGGGATGATGAGAATGAAGAAGTGTACAATACTGAAGACTGTGAGTTTGCagccaagaaaaggaaaaaagatcatTTTAGGAATAACACAGATTCACAAT gtttttatcGTGAAAAGTGGATTTATGTTCATAAAGAAAGCACCAAGGAA aGACATGGCTATTGCACCTTGGGAGAAGCCTTTAACCGCTTAGACTTTTCAAGTGCGATTCAGGACATCAGGAGGTTCAATTATGTGGTCAAA CTTTTGCAGTTAATTGCAAAATCCCAGTTAACTTCACTGAGTGGTGCAGCACAGAAGAACTACTTTAACATTTTGGACAAAATTGTGCAGAAGG ttatGGAAGACCAGTATAATCCACGGTTGATCAAAGATCTTCTGCAGGATCTGAGTTCTACTCTCTGTATACTGATTAGGGGAGTAGGAAAATCTGTGTTGGTAGGCAACATCAATATTTGGATTTGTCGACTAGAAACTATCCTTCTGTGGcagcaacaattaaaaaatcttcaaatgAACAAG CAAGTCAACAATGGACTTACACTTAGCGATCTCCCTCTCCATATGCTGAATAACATCTTGTACAGGTTCTCTGATGGCTGGGACATTATTACTCTGGGTCAAGTGACCCCAACTTTGTACATGCTTAGTGAAGACAGACAGTTGTGGAAAAAACTCTGCCAATAccattttgcagaaaaacag TTTTGTAGGCATTTGATTCCATCAGAGAAAGGTCACATTGACTGGAAGCTGATGTACTTTGCACTTCAGAAATATTACCCAATAAAGGAACAGTACGGGGACACCTTACATTTCTGTCGACACTGTAGCATTCTGTTTTGGAAG tttcCAGGGCTTTATGAAAACAGTGTAATCACTTCGCCTAACACTTGGTTTTAG
- the FBXO25 gene encoding F-box only protein 25 isoform X1, whose protein sequence is MPFLGQDWRSPGWRWVKTEDGWKRCEPFSPALEDGNNQLNDISHTVIITGDDENEEVYNTEDCEFAAKKRKKDHFRNNTDSQCFYREKWIYVHKESTKERHGYCTLGEAFNRLDFSSAIQDIRRFNYVVKLLQLIAKSQLTSLSGAAQKNYFNILDKIVQKVMEDQYNPRLIKDLLQDLSSTLCILIRGVGKSVLVGNINIWICRLETILLWQQQLKNLQMNKQVNNGLTLSDLPLHMLNNILYRFSDGWDIITLGQVTPTLYMLSEDRQLWKKLCQYHFAEKQFCRHLIPSEKGHIDWKLMYFALQKYYPIKEQYGDTLHFCRHCSILFWKDYHLALLLQDTGHPCTASDPNTCLMPVSPQHFIDLFKF, encoded by the exons ATGCCATTTTTGGGCCAAGACTGGAGATCCCCTGGATGGAGATGGGTTAAAACAGAAGATGGATGGAAAAGATGTGAACCCTTTAGTCCTGCGCTTGAGGATGGGAATAATCAGCTGAATGATATCAGCCACACTgt tatcatAACTGGGGATGATGAGAATGAAGAAGTGTACAATACTGAAGACTGTGAGTTTGCagccaagaaaaggaaaaaagatcatTTTAGGAATAACACAGATTCACAAT gtttttatcGTGAAAAGTGGATTTATGTTCATAAAGAAAGCACCAAGGAA aGACATGGCTATTGCACCTTGGGAGAAGCCTTTAACCGCTTAGACTTTTCAAGTGCGATTCAGGACATCAGGAGGTTCAATTATGTGGTCAAA CTTTTGCAGTTAATTGCAAAATCCCAGTTAACTTCACTGAGTGGTGCAGCACAGAAGAACTACTTTAACATTTTGGACAAAATTGTGCAGAAGG ttatGGAAGACCAGTATAATCCACGGTTGATCAAAGATCTTCTGCAGGATCTGAGTTCTACTCTCTGTATACTGATTAGGGGAGTAGGAAAATCTGTGTTGGTAGGCAACATCAATATTTGGATTTGTCGACTAGAAACTATCCTTCTGTGGcagcaacaattaaaaaatcttcaaatgAACAAG CAAGTCAACAATGGACTTACACTTAGCGATCTCCCTCTCCATATGCTGAATAACATCTTGTACAGGTTCTCTGATGGCTGGGACATTATTACTCTGGGTCAAGTGACCCCAACTTTGTACATGCTTAGTGAAGACAGACAGTTGTGGAAAAAACTCTGCCAATAccattttgcagaaaaacag TTTTGTAGGCATTTGATTCCATCAGAGAAAGGTCACATTGACTGGAAGCTGATGTACTTTGCACTTCAGAAATATTACCCAATAAAGGAACAGTACGGGGACACCTTACATTTCTGTCGACACTGTAGCATTCTGTTTTGGAAG GACTACCACCTTGCTTTGTTACTCCAG GATACAGGACACCCCTGCACAGCCAGCGATCCAAACACCTGTCTCATGCCAGTATCTCCTCAGCATTTCATTGATCTCTTCAAATTTTGA
- the FBXO25 gene encoding F-box only protein 25 isoform X5 has translation MPFLGQDWRSPGWRWVKTEDGWKRCEPFSPALEDGNNQLNDISHTVIITGDDENEEVYNTEDCEFAAKKRKKDHFRNNTDSQCFYREKWIYVHKESTKERHGYCTLGEAFNRLDFSSAIQDIRRFNYVVKLLQLIAKSQLTSLSGAAQKNYFNILDKIVQKVMEDQYNPRLIKDLLQDLSSTLCILIRGVGKSVLVGNINIWICRLETILLWQQQLKNLQMNKQVNNGLTLSDLPLHMLNNILYRFSDGWDIITLGQVTPTLYMLSEDRQLWKKLCQYHFAEKQDYHLALLLQDTGHPCTASDPNTCLMPVSPQHFIDLFKF, from the exons ATGCCATTTTTGGGCCAAGACTGGAGATCCCCTGGATGGAGATGGGTTAAAACAGAAGATGGATGGAAAAGATGTGAACCCTTTAGTCCTGCGCTTGAGGATGGGAATAATCAGCTGAATGATATCAGCCACACTgt tatcatAACTGGGGATGATGAGAATGAAGAAGTGTACAATACTGAAGACTGTGAGTTTGCagccaagaaaaggaaaaaagatcatTTTAGGAATAACACAGATTCACAAT gtttttatcGTGAAAAGTGGATTTATGTTCATAAAGAAAGCACCAAGGAA aGACATGGCTATTGCACCTTGGGAGAAGCCTTTAACCGCTTAGACTTTTCAAGTGCGATTCAGGACATCAGGAGGTTCAATTATGTGGTCAAA CTTTTGCAGTTAATTGCAAAATCCCAGTTAACTTCACTGAGTGGTGCAGCACAGAAGAACTACTTTAACATTTTGGACAAAATTGTGCAGAAGG ttatGGAAGACCAGTATAATCCACGGTTGATCAAAGATCTTCTGCAGGATCTGAGTTCTACTCTCTGTATACTGATTAGGGGAGTAGGAAAATCTGTGTTGGTAGGCAACATCAATATTTGGATTTGTCGACTAGAAACTATCCTTCTGTGGcagcaacaattaaaaaatcttcaaatgAACAAG CAAGTCAACAATGGACTTACACTTAGCGATCTCCCTCTCCATATGCTGAATAACATCTTGTACAGGTTCTCTGATGGCTGGGACATTATTACTCTGGGTCAAGTGACCCCAACTTTGTACATGCTTAGTGAAGACAGACAGTTGTGGAAAAAACTCTGCCAATAccattttgcagaaaaacag GACTACCACCTTGCTTTGTTACTCCAG GATACAGGACACCCCTGCACAGCCAGCGATCCAAACACCTGTCTCATGCCAGTATCTCCTCAGCATTTCATTGATCTCTTCAAATTTTGA
- the FBXO25 gene encoding F-box only protein 25 isoform X7, whose translation MPFLGQDWRSPGWRWVKTEDGWKRCEPFSPALEDGNNQLNDISHTVIITGDDENEEVYNTEDCEFAAKKRKKDHFRNNTDSQCFYREKWIYVHKESTKERHGYCTLGEAFNRLDFSSAIQDIRRFNYVVKLLQLIAKSQLTSLSGAAQKNYFNILDKIVQKVMEDQYNPRLIKDLLQDLSSTLCILIRGVGKSVLVGNINIWICRLETILLWQQQLKNLQMNKQVNNGLTLSDLPLHMLNNILYRFSDGWDIITLGQVTPTLYMLSEDRQLWKKLCQYHFAEKQDTGHPCTASDPNTCLMPVSPQHFIDLFKF comes from the exons ATGCCATTTTTGGGCCAAGACTGGAGATCCCCTGGATGGAGATGGGTTAAAACAGAAGATGGATGGAAAAGATGTGAACCCTTTAGTCCTGCGCTTGAGGATGGGAATAATCAGCTGAATGATATCAGCCACACTgt tatcatAACTGGGGATGATGAGAATGAAGAAGTGTACAATACTGAAGACTGTGAGTTTGCagccaagaaaaggaaaaaagatcatTTTAGGAATAACACAGATTCACAAT gtttttatcGTGAAAAGTGGATTTATGTTCATAAAGAAAGCACCAAGGAA aGACATGGCTATTGCACCTTGGGAGAAGCCTTTAACCGCTTAGACTTTTCAAGTGCGATTCAGGACATCAGGAGGTTCAATTATGTGGTCAAA CTTTTGCAGTTAATTGCAAAATCCCAGTTAACTTCACTGAGTGGTGCAGCACAGAAGAACTACTTTAACATTTTGGACAAAATTGTGCAGAAGG ttatGGAAGACCAGTATAATCCACGGTTGATCAAAGATCTTCTGCAGGATCTGAGTTCTACTCTCTGTATACTGATTAGGGGAGTAGGAAAATCTGTGTTGGTAGGCAACATCAATATTTGGATTTGTCGACTAGAAACTATCCTTCTGTGGcagcaacaattaaaaaatcttcaaatgAACAAG CAAGTCAACAATGGACTTACACTTAGCGATCTCCCTCTCCATATGCTGAATAACATCTTGTACAGGTTCTCTGATGGCTGGGACATTATTACTCTGGGTCAAGTGACCCCAACTTTGTACATGCTTAGTGAAGACAGACAGTTGTGGAAAAAACTCTGCCAATAccattttgcagaaaaacag GATACAGGACACCCCTGCACAGCCAGCGATCCAAACACCTGTCTCATGCCAGTATCTCCTCAGCATTTCATTGATCTCTTCAAATTTTGA
- the FBXO25 gene encoding F-box only protein 25 isoform X6, translated as MMRMKKCTILKTVSLQPRKGKKIILGITQIHNVFIVKSGFMFIKKAPRNTFSPSQRHGYCTLGEAFNRLDFSSAIQDIRRFNYVVKLLQLIAKSQLTSLSGAAQKNYFNILDKIVQKVMEDQYNPRLIKDLLQDLSSTLCILIRGVGKSVLVGNINIWICRLETILLWQQQLKNLQMNKQVNNGLTLSDLPLHMLNNILYRFSDGWDIITLGQVTPTLYMLSEDRQLWKKLCQYHFAEKQFCRHLIPSEKGHIDWKLMYFALQKYYPIKEQYGDTLHFCRHCSILFWKDYHLALLLQDTGHPCTASDPNTCLMPVSPQHFIDLFKF; from the exons ATGATGAGAATGAAGAAGTGTACAATACTGAAGACTGTGAGTTTGCagccaagaaaaggaaaaaagatcatTTTAGGAATAACACAGATTCACAAT gtttttatcGTGAAAAGTGGATTTATGTTCATAAAGAAAGCACCAAGGAA tactttttccccttctcagaGACATGGCTATTGCACCTTGGGAGAAGCCTTTAACCGCTTAGACTTTTCAAGTGCGATTCAGGACATCAGGAGGTTCAATTATGTGGTCAAA CTTTTGCAGTTAATTGCAAAATCCCAGTTAACTTCACTGAGTGGTGCAGCACAGAAGAACTACTTTAACATTTTGGACAAAATTGTGCAGAAGG ttatGGAAGACCAGTATAATCCACGGTTGATCAAAGATCTTCTGCAGGATCTGAGTTCTACTCTCTGTATACTGATTAGGGGAGTAGGAAAATCTGTGTTGGTAGGCAACATCAATATTTGGATTTGTCGACTAGAAACTATCCTTCTGTGGcagcaacaattaaaaaatcttcaaatgAACAAG CAAGTCAACAATGGACTTACACTTAGCGATCTCCCTCTCCATATGCTGAATAACATCTTGTACAGGTTCTCTGATGGCTGGGACATTATTACTCTGGGTCAAGTGACCCCAACTTTGTACATGCTTAGTGAAGACAGACAGTTGTGGAAAAAACTCTGCCAATAccattttgcagaaaaacag TTTTGTAGGCATTTGATTCCATCAGAGAAAGGTCACATTGACTGGAAGCTGATGTACTTTGCACTTCAGAAATATTACCCAATAAAGGAACAGTACGGGGACACCTTACATTTCTGTCGACACTGTAGCATTCTGTTTTGGAAG GACTACCACCTTGCTTTGTTACTCCAG GATACAGGACACCCCTGCACAGCCAGCGATCCAAACACCTGTCTCATGCCAGTATCTCCTCAGCATTTCATTGATCTCTTCAAATTTTGA
- the FBXO25 gene encoding F-box only protein 25 isoform X4: MPFLGQDWRSPGWRWVKTEDGWKRCEPFSPALEDGNNQLNDISHTVIITGDDENEEVYNTEDCEFAAKKRKKDHFRNNTDSQCFYREKWIYVHKESTKELLQLIAKSQLTSLSGAAQKNYFNILDKIVQKVMEDQYNPRLIKDLLQDLSSTLCILIRGVGKSVLVGNINIWICRLETILLWQQQLKNLQMNKQVNNGLTLSDLPLHMLNNILYRFSDGWDIITLGQVTPTLYMLSEDRQLWKKLCQYHFAEKQFCRHLIPSEKGHIDWKLMYFALQKYYPIKEQYGDTLHFCRHCSILFWKDYHLALLLQDTGHPCTASDPNTCLMPVSPQHFIDLFKF, translated from the exons ATGCCATTTTTGGGCCAAGACTGGAGATCCCCTGGATGGAGATGGGTTAAAACAGAAGATGGATGGAAAAGATGTGAACCCTTTAGTCCTGCGCTTGAGGATGGGAATAATCAGCTGAATGATATCAGCCACACTgt tatcatAACTGGGGATGATGAGAATGAAGAAGTGTACAATACTGAAGACTGTGAGTTTGCagccaagaaaaggaaaaaagatcatTTTAGGAATAACACAGATTCACAAT gtttttatcGTGAAAAGTGGATTTATGTTCATAAAGAAAGCACCAAGGAA CTTTTGCAGTTAATTGCAAAATCCCAGTTAACTTCACTGAGTGGTGCAGCACAGAAGAACTACTTTAACATTTTGGACAAAATTGTGCAGAAGG ttatGGAAGACCAGTATAATCCACGGTTGATCAAAGATCTTCTGCAGGATCTGAGTTCTACTCTCTGTATACTGATTAGGGGAGTAGGAAAATCTGTGTTGGTAGGCAACATCAATATTTGGATTTGTCGACTAGAAACTATCCTTCTGTGGcagcaacaattaaaaaatcttcaaatgAACAAG CAAGTCAACAATGGACTTACACTTAGCGATCTCCCTCTCCATATGCTGAATAACATCTTGTACAGGTTCTCTGATGGCTGGGACATTATTACTCTGGGTCAAGTGACCCCAACTTTGTACATGCTTAGTGAAGACAGACAGTTGTGGAAAAAACTCTGCCAATAccattttgcagaaaaacag TTTTGTAGGCATTTGATTCCATCAGAGAAAGGTCACATTGACTGGAAGCTGATGTACTTTGCACTTCAGAAATATTACCCAATAAAGGAACAGTACGGGGACACCTTACATTTCTGTCGACACTGTAGCATTCTGTTTTGGAAG GACTACCACCTTGCTTTGTTACTCCAG GATACAGGACACCCCTGCACAGCCAGCGATCCAAACACCTGTCTCATGCCAGTATCTCCTCAGCATTTCATTGATCTCTTCAAATTTTGA
- the FBXO25 gene encoding F-box only protein 25 isoform X2, producing the protein MPFLGQDWRSPGWRWVKTEDGWKRCEPFSPALEDGNNQLNDISHTVIITGDDENEEVYNTEDCEFAAKKRKKDHFRNNTDSQCFYREKWIYVHKESTKERHGYCTLGEAFNRLDFSSAIQDIRRFNYVVKLLQLIAKSQLTSLSGAAQKNYFNILDKIVQKVMEDQYNPRLIKDLLQDLSSTLCILIRGVGKSVLVGNINIWICRLETILLWQQQLKNLQMNKQVNNGLTLSDLPLHMLNNILYRFSDGWDIITLGQVTPTLYMLSEDRQLWKKLCQYHFAEKQFCRHLIPSEKGHIDWKLMYFALQKYYPIKEQYGDTLHFCRHCSILFWKDTGHPCTASDPNTCLMPVSPQHFIDLFKF; encoded by the exons ATGCCATTTTTGGGCCAAGACTGGAGATCCCCTGGATGGAGATGGGTTAAAACAGAAGATGGATGGAAAAGATGTGAACCCTTTAGTCCTGCGCTTGAGGATGGGAATAATCAGCTGAATGATATCAGCCACACTgt tatcatAACTGGGGATGATGAGAATGAAGAAGTGTACAATACTGAAGACTGTGAGTTTGCagccaagaaaaggaaaaaagatcatTTTAGGAATAACACAGATTCACAAT gtttttatcGTGAAAAGTGGATTTATGTTCATAAAGAAAGCACCAAGGAA aGACATGGCTATTGCACCTTGGGAGAAGCCTTTAACCGCTTAGACTTTTCAAGTGCGATTCAGGACATCAGGAGGTTCAATTATGTGGTCAAA CTTTTGCAGTTAATTGCAAAATCCCAGTTAACTTCACTGAGTGGTGCAGCACAGAAGAACTACTTTAACATTTTGGACAAAATTGTGCAGAAGG ttatGGAAGACCAGTATAATCCACGGTTGATCAAAGATCTTCTGCAGGATCTGAGTTCTACTCTCTGTATACTGATTAGGGGAGTAGGAAAATCTGTGTTGGTAGGCAACATCAATATTTGGATTTGTCGACTAGAAACTATCCTTCTGTGGcagcaacaattaaaaaatcttcaaatgAACAAG CAAGTCAACAATGGACTTACACTTAGCGATCTCCCTCTCCATATGCTGAATAACATCTTGTACAGGTTCTCTGATGGCTGGGACATTATTACTCTGGGTCAAGTGACCCCAACTTTGTACATGCTTAGTGAAGACAGACAGTTGTGGAAAAAACTCTGCCAATAccattttgcagaaaaacag TTTTGTAGGCATTTGATTCCATCAGAGAAAGGTCACATTGACTGGAAGCTGATGTACTTTGCACTTCAGAAATATTACCCAATAAAGGAACAGTACGGGGACACCTTACATTTCTGTCGACACTGTAGCATTCTGTTTTGGAAG GATACAGGACACCCCTGCACAGCCAGCGATCCAAACACCTGTCTCATGCCAGTATCTCCTCAGCATTTCATTGATCTCTTCAAATTTTGA
- the FBXO25 gene encoding F-box only protein 25 isoform X9: protein MMRMKKCTILKTVSLQPRKGKKIILGITQIHNVFIVKSGFMFIKKAPRNTFSPSQRHGYCTLGEAFNRLDFSSAIQDIRRFNYVVKLLQLIAKSQLTSLSGAAQKNYFNILDKIVQKVMEDQYNPRLIKDLLQDLSSTLCILIRGVGKSVLVGNINIWICRLETILLWQQQLKNLQMNKQVNNGLTLSDLPLHMLNNILYRFSDGWDIITLGQVTPTLYMLSEDRQLWKKLCQYHFAEKQFCRHLIPSEKGHIDWKLMYFALQKYYPIKEQYGDTLHFCRHCSILFWKDTGHPCTASDPNTCLMPVSPQHFIDLFKF, encoded by the exons ATGATGAGAATGAAGAAGTGTACAATACTGAAGACTGTGAGTTTGCagccaagaaaaggaaaaaagatcatTTTAGGAATAACACAGATTCACAAT gtttttatcGTGAAAAGTGGATTTATGTTCATAAAGAAAGCACCAAGGAA tactttttccccttctcagaGACATGGCTATTGCACCTTGGGAGAAGCCTTTAACCGCTTAGACTTTTCAAGTGCGATTCAGGACATCAGGAGGTTCAATTATGTGGTCAAA CTTTTGCAGTTAATTGCAAAATCCCAGTTAACTTCACTGAGTGGTGCAGCACAGAAGAACTACTTTAACATTTTGGACAAAATTGTGCAGAAGG ttatGGAAGACCAGTATAATCCACGGTTGATCAAAGATCTTCTGCAGGATCTGAGTTCTACTCTCTGTATACTGATTAGGGGAGTAGGAAAATCTGTGTTGGTAGGCAACATCAATATTTGGATTTGTCGACTAGAAACTATCCTTCTGTGGcagcaacaattaaaaaatcttcaaatgAACAAG CAAGTCAACAATGGACTTACACTTAGCGATCTCCCTCTCCATATGCTGAATAACATCTTGTACAGGTTCTCTGATGGCTGGGACATTATTACTCTGGGTCAAGTGACCCCAACTTTGTACATGCTTAGTGAAGACAGACAGTTGTGGAAAAAACTCTGCCAATAccattttgcagaaaaacag TTTTGTAGGCATTTGATTCCATCAGAGAAAGGTCACATTGACTGGAAGCTGATGTACTTTGCACTTCAGAAATATTACCCAATAAAGGAACAGTACGGGGACACCTTACATTTCTGTCGACACTGTAGCATTCTGTTTTGGAAG GATACAGGACACCCCTGCACAGCCAGCGATCCAAACACCTGTCTCATGCCAGTATCTCCTCAGCATTTCATTGATCTCTTCAAATTTTGA